A single window of Candidatus Eisenbacteria bacterium DNA harbors:
- a CDS encoding D-alanyl-D-alanine carboxypeptidase, with product MDRTSRRIRRASCWSLLLLLALTLTAGNASARRTHHHRSTKARAHVVKHKRAVVKHRHAVVKKGKARAKGPATAHLKQAGPPTRHASASSRKQLRRHRHARVRHREPAFLGYDPAGQPRLRSRAAILYDPDSDKVLYAKNVDTQLPIASLTKIMSILVLLDTHPDWDSVVAMERGDVHDASRTRLRPGEKIRKRDLLQLALMVSDNAATRALVRTSGVPHELFVARMNSRARTLGMTGTRFEEETGLDAGNVSTVRDYAKLMTTACKMPLISEITSTPHYEFRTSRGNHMLANTDRLLYGNYEVMSGKTGFINESGYCFATCVKAAGRQLVSVVLGAPTKGTRFLETARLIDWAGTSAERLRAQAGP from the coding sequence ATGGACCGCACCAGTCGAAGGATTCGACGCGCGTCCTGCTGGAGCCTTCTCCTCCTGCTCGCCCTCACCCTCACGGCGGGCAACGCCTCGGCACGACGAACCCATCATCACAGGAGCACCAAGGCCCGCGCACACGTGGTCAAGCACAAGCGCGCCGTGGTCAAGCACAGGCACGCCGTGGTGAAGAAGGGCAAGGCGCGCGCGAAAGGCCCCGCCACCGCGCACCTGAAGCAGGCCGGCCCGCCGACCCGGCATGCGTCGGCGTCTTCACGAAAGCAGTTGCGGCGCCACCGCCACGCCCGTGTCCGCCATCGCGAGCCGGCCTTCCTGGGATACGATCCCGCCGGTCAGCCGCGGCTGCGCTCCCGCGCCGCGATCCTGTACGACCCCGACAGCGACAAGGTGCTCTACGCGAAGAACGTGGACACCCAGTTGCCCATCGCCAGCCTGACCAAGATCATGAGCATCCTGGTGCTGCTCGACACGCACCCCGACTGGGACAGCGTGGTGGCCATGGAACGAGGTGACGTCCACGACGCCAGCCGCACCCGGCTGCGACCCGGGGAGAAGATCCGCAAGCGGGACCTGCTGCAGCTGGCGCTGATGGTCTCCGACAACGCCGCCACGCGCGCCCTGGTGCGCACCAGCGGCGTGCCCCATGAGCTGTTCGTGGCGCGCATGAACTCGCGCGCCCGCACGCTGGGCATGACCGGCACGCGCTTCGAGGAGGAAACCGGGCTGGACGCCGGCAACGTCTCCACCGTCCGCGACTACGCGAAGCTGATGACCACCGCGTGCAAGATGCCGCTGATTTCCGAGATCACCTCCACGCCGCACTACGAGTTCCGGACCAGCCGCGGCAACCACATGCTGGCCAACACCGACCGGCTGCTCTACGGAAACTACGAAGTGATGAGCGGCAAGACCGGCTTCATCAACGAGTCCGGCTACTGCTTCGCCACCTGCGTGAAGGCCGCGGGACGGCAGCTGGTGTCGGTGGTGCTGGGCGCGCCCACCAAGGGCACGCGGTTCCTGGAAACCGCCCGTTTGATCGACTGGGCCGGAACGAGCGCGGAGCGGTTGAGGGCGCAGGCGGGGCCGTAG